The sequence CGTCGGGACTTAGTACTAATGATGGGTTCCAAAACAGGTACCTGAAAAATCTCCAGTTTTTGACAATAAACTATTTATGTAATTCAGAGGCAGCTGCAGCAGTgacatttttgttgttgtttaagGTGGAGGGAGTAGAGTTGATTTATGGTCAGAAATCATTGCTGAAGAAGAAGGAGGGGGAGGAAGACAATcacttcaacaacaacaacagcaacccATTTACCAAAGGAGGAGAAGACAAACAACACCCCAAAATCAAATAACGTCACAAGACGCCAACTtgtaatgttaaatgataaaaaactcTTAACTTTATTACTGTTTCTTGCCTGTGTTCGTGTAAAGATTTGagctttttgtgtttttgtttctggGTTTTGAAGGAAACAGTTGGAATTGAAGGACAAGGATATTAGAGTGAGTTTtggtggcggtggcggtggtCGTGCCACTAAACGTGTCAGTTGGAATCGTTCACTTTCTACCAGGTTAATTCAGCTGAATTCAATTCcctgtttttaattaattctaagtTGTGGGTTTTGCTTGTTGATTGTGGTTCGGTTTGATCTTTAAGTGGGCGGGTTTTCATTTGATTAGTTGGTGATTGTAATGAAAGCTTTCAACTTTTGGGTGCATCTCACTTTCACCAAGTTAATTAATTCGTTTCAATGGAATTCATGTTCTGGTTTATGCTTGTTAATTGTGTTCCTGTTTGGTTTCTAATTGGtgggttttgtgttttgtttgtttgtttcagtTTGACTAGTTGGTGATTGTGGTGAAACCTTTGAACTTTtggatttttctcatttgtgtGTGTTGCACTTTTCAGTTTTCAAGGGGTTGAttaatagtgataataataattatacaaaaactaaGAGATAAACAAAAGAAGAGTTATATGGATTTTCGTAGGATACgagaaatgataaaaacaagaaaaaaattcaagccatTTGATGACTTGATGTGAGATCACCTAATGCGAGGGAAATCCATGGCCAGTGCATTTTCAGCCTTTGAGAATGGAGATGCACTCATAtaacctataattttttttttctcaaacttaTTAAGGATgccccttttgttttctttctttctttctttccttttcctttcctttcctttttatttttcttttttattttgattctgcTTTTCCTATGGGATTATTTTGTGCTTGAATCAGAGGGAGGATAAGTATAGCTGTTGCTGCCTGTGTGGACAATCAGCCTCAACAAAAACAGGCTAGAAAAAGGGGAAAACCACCTGTTCCAAAAGTATATCATTATTACTTTTTCCTGCTTCTTCTCTTATGTGTTGTTATTACTATGCTGGTTTCTTCTAGACTTGCACTTGCTCTTTCTAGTTTCTAGAACCAAGTAATCTTTATTTCCCTCCGTTCTGGTTCCTTGTAATTTTCGCGCTTTAATTCCTGGTGTTTGAAGGGAAAAGCAGTGCAACCTCCcaattttgagaaagaaaagcaaTACTTTGAAGAGGTCGATGCGTTCGAGTTGCTGGAGGAGAGCCCATCTCCCAAAAACTCTATTACATGGGCCACTGGCAATGAAACTGATGCAGTTGTTATACCACATATGTCATCAAGATTAGAGAAATGGCTAATTGCTAAGAAGTTAAATTATAGTTGTGAGCCTTCTAGTACACTGTCGAAGATATTAGAAACTCCAACCATGCCTCCCTTGGGACCTATGAGTGGCGATGATTTCAGCATTGTTGATGTGATAACTCCAGAAAAAGCTGTTTTTGAAACTAATTCGAAACTGCATTCTGTCCATAGCAGAATTAGATCATATTTACCTAGTAAAGGTGTCCTTGAAAGGAATTCTCTTGCACAAAAGAGCAGTTCTATGTTTGTGGGCCGTGAGGGTTGTGAAGACATTGAGGGTGCAGTTAAGAAACTGTCCTTAGCTTCAACATCTTCTTTATCAGATCATGACTATGTGGATCCAGTTACTGCGCTATTGGCAGTCTGTGGACAGTCAGTTCCATCAACATTGCTGGAAGTATTCTCCAAATACTGGTTTGTTCCTTTTCCCATTATGCTGCTGCTCTTTTCCCCTACAAGAACTCTTACATTTGCATATTGTTTTGactcacaataatttttttaagaaaacaatgcATTCTGGTTCAAACCttcagttttttatatttgtatgttTTTCCAACcaaatttccttttcaaaataGGCAGTTATTTTATCTGGATGATGTCTGCAGCTGTTTTTGATCCAAGGTtgactttcataaaaaaatttcttacttTGCGATggaaagtttatataaaaaattcatgattgattagttcataattttatttaaactgTATCTTAGTTCGTTCTATCATTAGTTTCATCtgttgaaaaaagaaacagaagctTTCTTCAACTTTGTCCTGGAATCAATAACTTGCGGTGTGTTCTGTAGGAAGTTGTATTGTTGCTATTCTGCATTCACTGAACCGCAAATACTGTATTGTTGATGTTCAATCTAATGCTTTAGTTTATGGATACAATTTATAATCAGCATCTGCCCTTTAAGAACTTTTAAAGATTTGTTGGCTGTGGCTTTTGAAAGATGAAAGTATGACTTTTGAGAATAGAAGTGTCACATATTGTTGTTAGATTTGTCTCCTTTAGTGTTTTAGGTTCAGGGAATTTTCTTGGTCATGGCATGCTTATTGACTGGAGGTGGTTCATATCATTTATGTGATTGATCGTTGTGTAATAACTGCATCCCTAAAGTCAGTAATTCACGCATATTAGCCTGCCAGACTTTCAGTCATATAACTTATCTTTGCTGATTTATTTAACTTGAGCTCTTTCATCCTTAAAACTGATAAGgaataaaactttatttatccAGTGAACCAGAGAATATTGTCAAAGTCGGTGAAGGAACTTATGGAGAAGCATTTAAAGCTGGTAATACTGTCTGTAAAATAGTTCCTATTGATGGAGACTTACTGGTAAATGGAGAAGTACAGAAGGTATGGAACAGTAACATCTCTAGTTCTAACTTTTCTGTGAAATTTCTCATGATCATTGTGATAGGCAGAGTTGTATTCATTGTTATCATATTGAAACTTTCTTCATGGAGTATTATTACTGAAACGTTTGATTTGCCGTGCTCCAGAGATCAGAAGAATTGCTTGAGGAGGCTATCCTTTCTCGAACTCTCAACAATCTCAGATCCCATGATGCTGATTTTGACAATTCTTGCACAACCTTCATTGAAACTCTAGAGTATGTTCAAAGTACTATTACATTTTCTCTGCTACTTGGTATCTTCGCAAAACAATAATCAATTATAGGTTGCTTTCATTTTAGTATGTTCAGTAGGCTTACATTCTGGTTGAAAAAATGTTCAATGGGTTATGGTTTTTGGGCTTTGCTTTGCAAATTGAGTTGAGCTATAGCATTTGGCTATAAACTAGTAGACTGATACGCCAAGGGTTGACTCAACTTATGAATAAATGAAATTCATCTCACATTAAATGACATATCTTCTGTAGTCTTaagctttttactttttagattttctgCAGTAGGTCATATCTAATGATCTCTTTTATTTGCAGCTTAAGAGTTTGCCAAGGTCCTTATGACCCTGCCTTGGTTAAAGCATGGGAATACTGGGATGAAAAACATGGTTCTGAAAATGATCATCCTAAGGAGTTTCCGGAGAAACAGGTTTAGCATTGGGCCTTTATAGACATAACTGACTGTTTCTTTCAAAGATACATCCACTTCTAGCACACACaatatgcatgcatgttttaaatgtaaatatgtTTAAATTGAATTGGCTGAAGTTGCAAAATCCCCACATGACATTGACGCTGCAAGTTTCCAGAGTAATGTTTATAGGTTTGCTTCCCATGTCTAATTAATTTGTGCAGTGCTATGTGGTGTTTGTGCTACAACATGGCGGGAAAGACCTTGAAAGCTTTGTGCTCTTAAACTTTGATGAAGCACAGAGTTTATTGGTTCAGGTAATTGTGCACgttttattttagcatttttagtCAATTCTTCACTGAGCTGCTGCCACCTTCAATGTTTACTGTGTCTATCATGCTTTTGCAGGTTACTGCTGGCTTAGCTGTTGCAGAAGCTGCATATGAATTTGAGCACCGGGACCTGCACTGGTTTGTTGATTCTGCAATCAaataatatcatgttttttcttgAGAGCTGATTTAGGACCTGTTTTGTTGCAGGGGAAACATTCTTTTGCGTCGAAATGAATCTGCTACTGTGCAGTTTATCCTGGAGGGGAAGAAAATGATTTTCAGAACTTCAGGATTATTGATatcaataattgattttactcttTCCAGAATTAACACAGGTGAGTGttctttaatttctcttatGTTATCCACATAAATGCTAGATTTATACTTGATTCATGATAAACTAACAGACTTTTATTTACACAGGTCAAGATATACTCTTCCTGGACCTAACCTCAGAGTCTCAGACCCTTATCTCTTTAAGGGTCCGAAAGGAGATAGACAGGCAAGAACCACAATACAAGTTGTAGGCAATGCTTATGTCATAATATTGGCTGATTGAATTCTAACATCATGTGCAGGCAGAAACATATAGGAAGATGAAAGAAGTAACTGAAGACTTCTGGGAAGGAAGGTAATATTTCTGAtagcttttctttcttataCGCATAAGAGGAACATGCTGGTCCTGTTACTGTACTTCATTTACATCACAAGGAGTTAGATTTGGAAAAGTTAAAATCGATGCCATTTCTGCTGAACATAACCACAGCCTATTCATGTAAAATGTACTCAACCGCAACGCAGATTATTTCCAGATATGTGGCATGTGTGGTTGCACCTATCATTTGACACCCTTTGGAGATATGCATTCAAGTCATTTTTACcactatatttgtttgtccATACGCTATCAGGGTGTCCTGGTTTCAAACACTGGGAAAGACaacttgtttcttttgttttctcgtACTTGTTCAGGGGCTTTtcttgtaggttttttttttttttaaaaaaaaatcttttcttgatttcaaaactTCATCTTTGGTTATTGGAAAGATATTATGACTGTTTTGTCTCATTTTCTACAGCTTCCCCAAGACAAATGTGTTGTGGTTGCTATACTTGGTGGACATACTGCTCCTGAAGAAATCTTTTGTAAGTGTCTCTTTTTCTAGAAACTATAAAATGAATTATATTCTTGATTTATCAAATTCTCCACGTTTTGTTCCTTTCACTGTTTGTtgtccttaatttttaataaaagcacCTCCTAACAGTGTGTAGTGCGGACAGGGCTGCAAAAGAATTTTCATTTATGGAAAGCTAACACAAATGATGTTGCATTCTAATCTGAATACAACCATTTCAACTGTAACGGTTAGAGAAAATCTCTTGTCTGCTCCACTTACTATTGATTTGACTGCAGGATCGCTCTTCAAAAAATGAGAGGGATTTGCGCTCGTTCAAAAAGCGTCTCAGCAAGTATAATTCAGCTAAGGAAGCTATTATTTCGGATCCTTTCTTCAGCAACTTGCTTGTTGTGTGAATAAATTGCTTACAAGTGGATACTTATTTAGGACGATTACTCCTTTATTGTATGTTCTAGGGGGGCTAGGTTAGAAAATCATGTAAAAGGAATTGGAAGAAGGCATATCCAATCACAGCTTGTTAAAGTAGAACATAGATGCTAGTTATGACTCACAACTAGCATCTTGTGACGGTGCAGTGTACGACTAACAAAGTTGTTGCAAAACTCCATTG is a genomic window of Populus alba chromosome 5, ASM523922v2, whole genome shotgun sequence containing:
- the LOC118034947 gene encoding LOW QUALITY PROTEIN: serine/threonine-protein kinase haspin homolog (The sequence of the model RefSeq protein was modified relative to this genomic sequence to represent the inferred CDS: deleted 2 bases in 1 codon), yielding MMGSKTGGGSRVDLWSEIIAEEEGGGGRQSLQQQQQQPIYQRRRRQTTPQNQITSQDANLKQLELKDKDIRVSFGGGGGGRATKRVSWNRSLSTRGRISIAVAACVDNQPQQKQARKRGKPPVPKGKAVQPPNFEKEKQYFEEVDAFELLEESPSPKNSITWATGNETDAVVIPHMSSRLEKWLIAKKLNYSCEPSSTLSKILETPTMPPLGPMSGDDFSIVDVITPEKAVFETNSKLHSVHSRIRSYLPSKGVLERNSLAQKSSSMFVGREGCEDIEGAVKKLSLASTSSLSDHDYVDPVTALLAVCGQSVPSTLLEVFSKYCEPENIVKVGEGTYGEAFKAGNTVCKIVPIDGDLLVNGEVQKRSEELLEEAILSRTLNNLRSHDADFDNSCTTFIETLDLRVCQGPYDPALVKAWEYWDEKHGSENDHPKEFPEKQCYVVFVLQHGGKDLESFVLLNFDEAQSLLVQVTAGLAVAEAAYEFEHRDLHWGNILLRRNESATVQFILEGKKMIFRTSGLLISIIDFTLSRINTGQDILFLDLTRVSDPYLFKGPKGDRQAETYRKMKEVTEDFWEGSFPKTNVLWLLYLVDILLLKKSFDRSSKNERDLRSFKKRLSKYNSAKEAIISDPFFSNLLVV